From the genome of Ziziphus jujuba cultivar Dongzao chromosome 4, ASM3175591v1:
CCCTTGCACcgttcatttattattattattattattttggtaaaagGCTCGCTATCATTCATTGTCTACTGGAAACGACCAATTCGACTGATCATcaggaaaaaaaccaaaagaaagatCACCCACTTGGAATTTGACTCAATTGGTGATAACGTTTCGCTTTTCTACTTGGTAAGCGCAGACTTCTAAAGTTTTTttcaccgaaaaaaaaaaaaaaaaaaaaaaaggaaagacttGTAAAGTTTAGCAAGTCAAGTGCTCTTTAGTAAACTGGCCGTTAATCTATTGCATGAATATGGAATTCCCTTTCTCAGCCTAaatatttcacccaaaaaaataaaaatcaaataaataaagaaaaagaagaagacttgTAAAGTTTAGCAAGTCAACTGCCCTTTAGTAGTAAATCGGCCATTAATCTATTGCATGAATATGGATTTCCCTTTGTCAGCCCAAATATGTGTATATGTGGTGGTAATGATGGTGGTTATCGGTCATCGTTAGTGGAGAGTGTAGGAAACACTACTTTATTTTTAAGTGTATGGACCTAGCACATTCATCGATGTCCACTTAGTGGACTTTAACAAGGCCATGACTCCTCCACCCATGGTTATCTGCCTCTTCTGGGCTACAAAGAGGCAAAACCAACTGAATGAGCTCGCTTCATGTCTAACAATTATTGGGATCCAATACTCTATGTTTGGTTATTATGAGACTTGAGCTCACTGCCATTTGCATCTGCAGccgaaacaattttttttttccccttattttaatttatggatAAATTAAGCTTGTTTTCTACATTCAATAAGCAAATATTAAATTCATgatatattctttaattttgtttgtctCACTTTATAATACCTTAATTGTGCCTCGTCTATGGCTGCGATGAGTTCGTTAGAGGCTAGGACTACACAAATTCATTGTGGAGAAAAggcatattattattgttgttgttattgttattaaaatattgtttgtGATTTGAATCTGCTGCTTCAAAGCTAGTTTTATagctttataaaaaataaaaataaaaagaagaagaagaagctagttttatttcattttatttctttttttttttttttttttaagaattttgcgAAGGAAGAAATTTTGAGGTGATATCTCCTTTCCAAATGCGACGGTCCAAGGCCTCGACGCTTCCTGATGAGCCACATGTCGATATTTGATGCCTATTTCCTATCTACGACGGATAAAGTActtttcatgaattttaaaactaaatagtaAAATCTATTAGACAATTCCGAGgggaattaattataattttttgttctactatttctcaaaaataattttaagttttttttttcttttaacttttaaacatttttaaaaccaaaaagaaaaaaaaaaaactgggctTACTCTTGATTaagttttaatatttcttgatataaagatttttcttttttaaacatatatttaaagtaattatatttagtaaaattacaataacacgcccctttatttgttttgcatCTATGTCATTGTCTTCTTGGAAGTTATAGAAATACCATTTCATATATAAGTTTACTTGCAATGTCATTCTTTTAATACACATTTTATGGGTTAAATACTTtagtacattttaattttaatacactTTAATTTGGGAAAGTTAGATGCCTTGAAATTTAAAACATTctaatttatttctataaaatttaaattttgtgcCTTTTtgtctaattatattttttttaactattttattgatattaaaatataatcggTTGCAATTTAAAccatataattttaaaactataatattgcttaaaaaattaatgtcGACCAAAGTGTCATATttattgtaacttttttttgaaaataagcaTGCATCTCGATAGCTTGTAAAAGTATATACAAAGCATTACAAACTTTaagattaattatttgtaaaattatattcaaagtATTGAAAACTTTAAGATTAATTATACTTTACTCCCctttaaaaaagcaaaaataagataatatgcTAAATAATTGCTTTCTTGTCATTTAAAATATCTTTAAGATTACAAATCACtaatatgtaaatttaaaagAGCCTACTGGAGAATAAATTTGTAGGAATCACTTTTCCTTTGGGAAgtaatttttaaagaattaccaaattgttttgtttttttttttttttctaaaatcacCAAATTggttatttttctagaattactaaattgatgattttaaaaaacaaaatcaccaGAATGTAATCTCATACTCTTTTGCCAATCACTGCGTATAAAAAGTGTTTCTTATACTTTTTGCAATACTTCTAGAGTTTTAGAGTTAAATATGGTATAATATTAactaagacaaaaaaaaaatacaaaattttattatttttttaagaaaaattcgatgggatttacatatatatgataatttagataactatcattaaaaaattcatttaatataCTTAAACTTTTAgtactataatataaaaaaaaatactataaattaaTAGTCGCTCATAATTTACAATTCTACACGTGCGCTGCATAGTTTAttagatcatatatatatatatatatatatatttgggacaATTATTTAGATTTTCCAAATGATGTGGAATTGGTTGACACATGGCATGGTATGATTTGTTGTGTGACCAAGACATAATCCAACTAGGTATATATTATgtgcaaaatatatttttgcctGGACACAAATTTttatagtgaaaaaaaaaaaaaaggcgaatATTGGAATACACTAACATATCAGTCACATACTTGTGATAACCATacgggtttcgataattaccgatgaaacctacggtaatttttccagcaactacaaattgattaccgtaggtttcattggtaattaccgaagaccctaTAGTAATCCATAACCAAAGGATGTTGCTCGCCATTAAAACAGCAATTGAAgatctaccaaaaccatcaagtggaccaaaattgaaatccaGAACCAAAGGACTAATTGGGAAGCAAATTATATTCCCAACTATGGCTCCCAAAGCCCCAAAGAGAACATTCAATTGCTTCTCCGACCTCTTTGATgcagatttttcaaaagaaatctTAGCGAGCAAcgtcaaaaattttaaaatacccaCAAATCCTAGTAGAATCGAAACAAAATCGCCATTTGCTAAAGGTCCATATTCTTCCgatccaccattcaagtatttttgaagCAACGAAGAAAAAATAACTACAAGCGAAAAGGTAAAAGCATTCCGATACTTGTAGAAATAAAGGCGAGATTGAAGACAGGCATCGTCCAGCATTAGCCTGAAGATCTAAGCATTGCTTTCATCGAACTCAAACTCGTTGTCCTTGGATTTggtcctctttctaatctcaaCATTGGTTTTGGATGAAAACCCAGAAGCTGAATCGAAAGAGTTACAGAAGGTTTTCTTGTATTAGATCTAAAATAAAGGACATCCagatcttttaaattttttttaaaggtataatggatattaaagggcaaaacaaaaaagctCACCAATGCAAAAGTATATATCGTCATAGCCCTTCTAAAGAGGACATTGGGCTCAATACCCCTTGTTTCCTCATACTTCCTATTGGTCTTTTAACTGAATTTTATCTTACTAGCccattcaattttctttttgaagggaggccaatcaattttttaactttttttttttttaatttttggttataTTGACCGGAATTCTTAAAACTTataaacattgaaaaaataataataaaaaaaaaattataaaaatgaccGGGGTTCGAGTCTAGCGGGGGGTCAAGGGGTGCTGGGGgcatagcaatatatatatatatatatatatacagaaaaatatatattgtgttattaTACATGGTTCTTATTGAAtaacaaaattcacaaactacgatgaaatttaaattctagTTGACACATATAGCTCTTTGGCTTTGCTACACAGTTCATCTTCCCTTGGGACCTTTGATCTGGGAAAACACAGTCTCACACATTTTGGTGTCACCACTCTGCTCATCACTACTCGTTTTCGTTGCCTGGCTGCTCCTTAATCCCGACGTGGATTCCCAACTACAAGTAAATTCCCCATCATCATCTTCACTATTTACAAAAGGAACTTCATCCTCATTCTCCTTCATTTCCCTAAACGAACCACTCAGCTGACAGCTCATATTCTCCTCCGCGCTCTGTTGCAGTTGCAACGCAAACTCTAGACCCCACACCACATATTTCATCGATGGCCGTTCGTTTCCGTTATCAACAATGCAGCTCATCGCGATCTCAGCGTATTTATTCAAACACTCCGGTGCAATCTTACCCCTCAGATGTTCATccacaatttcatgaaatttccCATCGACGTAGCAACTCCGAGCCCACTCCGCGAGGTTCATTTGCTTCTTCTCCACCGATCTCATCAGAGGTGGCCTCGCACACAATACCTCGCATAGAACTACACCGAAGGAGTACACGTCAGACTTCTCGGTCAATTGCTGACGTCTGTAGTATTCCGGGTCCAGATAACCAAGACTGCCCTTCACCACCGTGCTTACGTGGGTCTTCGAGATTCCAGTGGGGCCAATCCTTGACAATCCGAAATCCGAAACCTTGGCGTTCCACATGTCATCTATAAGTACGTTGGTGGTCTTCACGTCCcggtgaatgatgatgtgcttggcGCCTGTATGAAGATAATGCAGCCCATGAGCCGCTCCGATGCAAATTTGGAGTCGTTGTTTCCAGGAGAGAGGTGGATTGTCGCTGTTGTAGAGGTGCTCCCGGAGAGTGCCACGTGGCATGTGCTCGTAGACTAGGATCATCTCACGGTCATCATTGCAGTAGCCAATAAGGGACACGAGATGGAGGTGGCGGAGTTGGGAAAGCATCTCGATCTCGGTCTTGAACTCGTGGGCCCCCTGTGATGACTCCGGTTTGAGCCGTTTGATCGCAACGGCTTTGGTCCTATTGTCGATGTAGCCTTTGTACACGTTGCCAAATCCTCCACGCCCAATGATGAACACGTCATCGAAATTGTTGGTGGCTATTTTGATCTCAGCCAACGAAAAGCAACGGCATAGATCTGACGGTAGAGATGAATCTAAGGTGTTGGTAGATTTCATTGTGGAAGACGAATTAGGTCCCCACCAAGTAGTAGTAGCTCTGCTTTTGAAGTCAGAGCTTGACTTGTTGACTTTTCTTACCCGTCTGAAAATCAAGAATCCGATCAGAGACACTAAAAAGATGCCACATACGACACCAGAGACCGCGGCTACAATTGCCCTTTGaccattcttcttcttcgtatGTAGTTGTGCAACAGTAGGTGGGGATAATATCCGAGCGACATAGTTGAGACCAGCTAGATTGCCATCATGATTGCTCAACTTCATGATCTCCACACCGTTTAGGATTGCATCGGCATATGAAGATTTCTGATCATTTGGATTTGCTTGCAGAGCAATCGAGAGGTTTATTTTCTTCTCCTCGCTTCCTTTGCCAAACAGTGCAACAACGTAGTCTTTATAAACCGGAGCGTATTTACCACCGCTCCATTGAATCACATCAGCTTGCGATTCCACCGTTTGATTCGCTATGTAAATTAAAAACACCCGATCCCCCGTTTTGCTCATTTTGGGCTCAATCTCGCAGAAGTGCAGTCTAAGCAGATAATCGAAACCAGAATCTACAGGGAATTCCCAGGTGAGATTGTAGCTCTTGATCAGATCTCTATCGTTATTCCCCATAGACCTGGCAGTCCAATAAACCTCAGATGGTGCAATATAAGCTGGATAACTGGTAGAGAATCTGAGCTCATGATGCTTGTAGTCAACTGGTAAAACACTCCACCCAAGATCCGTTACATAATCATCGTCTGGGTCCCATCTCCGGAACATACATGTGTCGCCAACTGGATTGATAAGAGCTCCACCGACATTTATCCGGTATACCACCTCCATTGCCTGGTCATACAGGACCGGATACGATTGACTCTGCTGTCCCACAAATATTGCATCTTTATTGGTGTAATAAAGATTGTTTGGCATTGATATGACTTCAATTCTGTTGATAAAAGCAAATGACTCTCTATTTGTAGAAATAGGAGAGAATGTTATGCTTAGAGGTTTGCCTTCTTCAACATTAAGGCAAAATTCTTTCACTATGCTCTCACTAGTGCTTAGGTCGCCATCTGCTGGAAGAGAAGGGGTGAAGTTTCTAAGGAGAGTATAATGTTCTGCTTTGACAGAGAAAAAGGCCTTGGAGCTGTCAAAGTTTTGGTACGAGTTTGGGTAGAAGTACAACCTGATAAACTTTTGGCCGGAACTTAACCGGAAGGTGTAGGTGAAATCGAAGCGGGAGAACCTTGCCGTTTCGTAAGGGACTGAACTTCCTTGGGTGGTTGGAGTGTTGAGTTTGGAGATCATTGA
Proteins encoded in this window:
- the LOC107416421 gene encoding receptor-like protein kinase FERONIA, with the translated sequence MMMINHVIILTLIPFYFLFIFHDLTAAETHGSWLPPYIPRENITINCGSSGSISAIDHRIWQGDVDSVYFPSDDRNKASMISKLNTPTTQGSSVPYETARFSRFDFTYTFRLSSGQKFIRLYFYPNSYQNFDSSKAFFSVKAEHYTLLRNFTPSLPADGDLSTSESIVKEFCLNVEEGKPLSITFSPISTNRESFAFINRIEVISMPNNLYYTNKDAIFVGQQSQSYPVLYDQAMEVVYRINVGGALINPVGDTCMFRRWDPDDDYVTDLGWSVLPVDYKHHELRFSTSYPAYIAPSEVYWTARSMGNNDRDLIKSYNLTWEFPVDSGFDYLLRLHFCEIEPKMSKTGDRVFLIYIANQTVESQADVIQWSGGKYAPVYKDYVVALFGKGSEEKKINLSIALQANPNDQKSSYADAILNGVEIMKLSNHDGNLAGLNYVARILSPPTVAQLHTKKKNGQRAIVAAVSGVVCGIFLVSLIGFLIFRRVRKVNKSSSDFKSRATTTWWGPNSSSTMKSTNTLDSSLPSDLCRCFSLAEIKIATNNFDDVFIIGRGGFGNVYKGYIDNRTKAVAIKRLKPESSQGAHEFKTEIEMLSQLRHLHLVSLIGYCNDDREMILVYEHMPRGTLREHLYNSDNPPLSWKQRLQICIGAAHGLHYLHTGAKHIIIHRDVKTTNVLIDDMWNAKVSDFGLSRIGPTGISKTHVSTVVKGSLGYLDPEYYRRQQLTEKSDVYSFGVVLCEVLCARPPLMRSVEKKQMNLAEWARSCYVDGKFHEIVDEHLRGKIAPECLNKYAEIAMSCIVDNGNERPSMKYVVWGLEFALQLQQSAEENMSCQLSGSFREMKENEDEVPFVNSEDDDGEFTCSWESTSGLRSSQATKTSSDEQSGDTKMCETVFSQIKGPKGR